TTTTTCACCGGTGCCGGGATTCATTTCGAGAAGCATGGTTTTCCGGTCATATCCTTTCATGACCGCCATGATGGTTCCCTGCGGAGTCCAGAAATAACTCACGCAGCCATCGAGACCGGCGGGAATAACGGTCTTACCGGCGGGTAATCCCTTCGACTCGACAACATCACGGAGACTGTCCGCCATTGAAGTAACGCTTTCCCGGTATTCTCTGTAGAAAGCCCGGGGCGATTTTTTCGTTATCCGCTTGAGCGCGCTCCCTGTTCCGCCGAACGGATGCGCTGCCTGACGGCTGCTGAGGCGTGCAAAGGCGTCCTCCCCGTACATCCGGTTAAGATAGTCGACCATGAAGAGGCCGGAGTGGTATATTCTCCCCGCGGGAGGCTTGTACGGCGCCTCGGTTCCCGCTGCGGACATGCCCCAGAGCCTCCGGTCGCGGGCATATGACAGCACGGTGCTCCGGAACAGGGGACTTCTCCCCCGACCGCCTGTCGTGAATTTCGTTTCGAGGTTTGTCGTAATCCCTTCGAGCGCCCAGCCCGGCGATTCAGCGTTCGACACCGCAAGACCATCGCCCAGAATCCTTGTCAGAGCGCCATACCATCCGCGCCGGGTGGTGATATGGACAAAGTGAGTGAATTCGTGGGTAAACACCAGATCGATAACATCGCCTGTCGAGCTGCCGAAGTATTTGAGATCGGAGCCCGGCGACTCGAACAGAGACATACGGTTTGGGAACGCGGAATAGAATCCGTTCAGCAGATCGGTATCGGAGTTCAGTATAATGGGCACCTTCCGGGGCCTGACGCCGAAGTATCCGGTCACATCGCCATAGACTTCATCGCCGAGCGAGAGAACCCGACGGGCGAAAGCCTCACGGCCTTCGGGATAATATACCGTAAACCGGTCATTACCGACAGTCCGCCACCTGACACCGGGATTGTAGCGGGCATTCACTTCCTGTACATGAAATATGAGCACAAATCCAAGCATCACGATCAACGAATATTTTTTCGCTTTTAAAATCATGAAAACTCCATATCCCGATGCGGACAGATACCACAGTTTTTATGAAAAATCCATGAACACAATATACATAATTCTTGCACACGGCAAAAAGTGTAACTGACAGTATACCGAAAAAATAATTCCCGTTTCATATCAGCAGGTATTTGCAGGTCAGCACCGAAATACATATATTGATTTTCGGTTTTGACCCGATGAATTGTTTGTGATACCATTTTTTATAACTTGACAATCCTTCTTACGAAAGGGAACGCGACACATGGTTAAAACACTCGCAATGGTTATACTCACTTTTGTTGCGCTGACAGTGCAGGAAATATCGGCGCTCGAACGGCCGGATGTTGAATTCAAGATATTCCAGTTCCCCGCCGATATGATTCCGCGGATCGACGGCGATACGGGCGACTGGGACATTGTCCCCGACAGCTACGCGATCGGTCTCGACCAGCTTTCGGACACGGTGAAAGGCATGGGCACGAACCTCGACCCGAAGGATTTCGACCTCAAAGTAAAAGTCGGCTGGGTCAAGGGACTCAACCGTCTCTATTTTCTCTATGAAGCCTATGACGACTACTGGGACTTCGACCGGTCCGACCTCCGCAACGATATTTTCGAAATCGTGGTGGACGGCGATCTGTCGGGCGGTCCTCTGATCAAACAGATGAATCCCAACAAGGACCGTGTCAGTGTCGAAGAGCTCCACTTCAAATTTCACAGCGTCCATGCACAGAATTATCATATTTTCACACCGGCAAAGGGCAAGGACTGGACCATGGTCTGGGGCTGCCAGCCATGGATCAAGGAACTCCCCTG
This sequence is a window from bacterium. Protein-coding genes within it:
- a CDS encoding PKD domain-containing protein — encoded protein: MVKTLAMVILTFVALTVQEISALERPDVEFKIFQFPADMIPRIDGDTGDWDIVPDSYAIGLDQLSDTVKGMGTNLDPKDFDLKVKVGWVKGLNRLYFLYEAYDDYWDFDRSDLRNDIFEIVVDGDLSGGPLIKQMNPNKDRVSVEELHFKFHSVHAQNYHIFTPAKGKDWTMVWGCQPWIKELPWANAAYRYNFKHGESGKLILEFWVTPFDYAAYEGPGRSVVSNLEENSLIGLSWSILDYDGGKDTYDAFMNLSHKTTMYGDASDLCAFRLMPLEKNFHRPIEAKWSFTVVDMDRRLVAFKDRSYGAITSWKWDFGDSTTSAEQNPIHQYEKPGEYVVVLSVEGPEGKDRLAKVWDVVLK